The sequence TCCGCTCGCACGCCCGGACCACGACCAGGCCCGCCTCCAGCGGGAGCCCGGGACGCAGGACGATGCGGGCGACGCGGGCCACCCGGGCGTCGCGGGTGCGGACGGGGCCGGCCCACGCCGTCGGGTCGAGGGGCGCAAGCTCGGTGGCGAACCGCCAGGCGCCCGCCCTGGCCTTCTCGAGGCTGAAGCGGATGATCTCGTCGTCGTGCCGACCTCCCAGACGGTCGAGCAGCCCCAGGCAGGGCGAGAGCCTCGACATGGCGCGCTGCACGTGGTCGAGCACCGACGCCAGGATCTCGTTGATGCGGTCGAAGTCCCGGCGCAGGGCGGGGAGCTCCCCGCCGGGAGCGGCACCCGCCGCCGCGATCCCGAGGTCGAGGTTGATGTGGGCGTTCACCCCGAGGAGCAGGTGCTGGAGCAGGATGGGGCGGGCGTCGCGGCCGGCGGCCAACGCCGCGTCCCAGCTGGCGGTGGGTCGCTCGCCCGACTCGGACGACCGGAGGGCGTCGAGGTACCGGGAGGCGAAGGCCACGTCGAGGCGGGCCATGCGCTCGCCGTCGTCGAAGAACCCGGCGGCGATCCCCTCCTTCACCCGGGCGGTCACCGTGCGGTACATCACGGCGAAGAAGCCGGTCCGCTCGCCCCGCC is a genomic window of Acidimicrobiales bacterium containing:
- a CDS encoding DUF5995 family protein; the encoded protein is MATSSGPPVQTVDDVLDALDALVDRARRRGERTGFFAVMYRTVTARVKEGIAAGFFDDGERMARLDVAFASRYLDALRSSESGERPTASWDAALAAGRDARPILLQHLLLGVNAHINLDLGIAAAGAAPGGELPALRRDFDRINEILASVLDHVQRAMSRLSPCLGLLDRLGGRHDDEIIRFSLEKARAGAWRFATELAPLDPTAWAGPVRTRDARVARVARIVLRPGLPLEAGLVVVRACERSSVARTLDVLGDVDGPALAAVEARVRDERAGPGHW